The sequence AGGCGGCGGAGGACGAGGTGACCGAGGCACAGGCCCCGGAGACCGGGGAGCCTGCCGCGGAGTCCGGAGAGCCGGAGGCGAACGCCGCCGAGGAGCCCGAGCCTGTGGCCGAGACCGCGGCGGAGGCTCCGGCGCCGGACGCGAAGGCCGACGAGGCCGACGAGCCGGTCGAGCCGGAGAGCGCGACCGAGCCGGAGAGCGCGACCGAACCCGAGCCCGAACCCGAGCCCGAGGCCGAGCCCGAGGCCGAGCCCGAGGCCCCCGCCGCGGAGGCGGCGGAGGAGGCCGGGAAGAATGAGGCTGACGGTGCCGCCGCCCACGACCGGGCGGAGAAGGGGGAGCCCGTCAAGGACGGGAAGTAGGAATCGGGAACGGTGTCCGACACAGGGGAAAAGCAAGGCGTGCGGCCGGAGCAGCACCACCAGCACCGGGACGTCACCGGCGGCTGGCTGAGGCCCGCGGTGTTCGGTGCGATGGACGGGCTGGTCTCCAACTTCGCCCTGATCGCCGGGGTCGCGGGCGGCCAGGCGACCCAGAAGGTCGTGCTGCTGGCGGGCCTCGCGGGCCTGGCGGCGGGCGCGTTCTCGATGGCGGCGGGGGAGTACATCTCGGTCGCCTCCCAGTCGGAGCTGGCGGAGGCGGAGATCGAGGTGGAGCGGCTGGAGCTGGCCCGCCACCCGGTGGCCGAGCAGCGGGAGCTGGCCGAGGTCTTCGAGGCGCGCGGCGTCGACCCCGAGACGGCCGCCGAGGTCGCGCGGCAGCTGTCCCGCGACCCCGACGAGGCCCTGGAGGTCCACACCCGGGAGGAGCTCGGGGTGACGCCCGGCGACCTGCCCTCGCCCGTCCTGGCGGCGGGCTCGTCGTTTCTGTCGTTCGCGGTCGGCGCGCTGCTGCCGGTGCTGCCGTACCTGCTGGGCGCGACCAGCCTGTGGCCCGCGGCGGGCATCGCGGCGCTCGGGCTCTTCTGCGCCGGGGCGGTGGTGTCGAGGATCACGGCTCGCGCGTGGTGGTTCGGCGGGTCGCGGCAGCTGCTGTTCGGCGCCGCCGCGGCGTTGATCACCTACGGGTTCGGCGCGCTGATCGGCAGTAACGGGCTGTAGCTCCAAGGAATCTGGGCGAAACACCCTTTTGGGCGCGCGAGGGGGACCCGGACCGCTAAGCTCCGGGGCTGTGATCGAGGCTTCTGACACCGGTTCCGCCGAGGCCGCAGAGGGCCGCCGGCGGGACTTCTGGCCGGAGGACAAGTCCGGCCGCAAGCTCCCCAGTCCGAAGCTGCTGCTGGGCGCGGCCGCCGCGCTGGTCGCGGTGATCGTCGCGGTGGTCGCGGTGGTCCTGCTGACCGGCGGGGGCGACGAGGCGAAGCCGCAGCAGCGGGCGGTGCCGACCGCCTACGCGCCGGACTACCTCGGCGAGGGCTTCGCCAAGCTCGCGTCCCGCTCGAAGGACGCCCGCCCGATCACCGAGGGCGAGGCGTTCTCCACCAAGACGCTGAAGTCGGGCAAGTACACGTTCACGCTGGCCGAGTCCAAGCTGGGCACCGACTGCAAGGCCGCCACCTGGGGCGGCCGGCTGCAGGGCGACCTCGCCAAGTACCAGTGCAGCCAGATCGCCCGCGCGGCCTACGTCAGCGCCGACAAGAAGCACGTCGGCCAGTTCGCCGTGATCAACCTTGCGAGCGAGGAGGGCGTCAAGCAGATCCTCCGCGACCTGGAGCCGGCGACCGGCGCCGGCTGGGTGTCCCCACTGCAGCCGAAGGACACCCCCGCCTTCGGGCCCGGGTTCACCGCCGCCTACACCAAGACCTACGGCCACTACGCCGTGGTCACCTGGGTGGCGCGGGCCGGCGGCGCGCAGCCCGCCTCGCTCAACGAGATGATCGATGTGAGCCTGGTCATCGAGAACGCGGCCGACTTCCTGTACGGGCGCCTCGACCTGGTCTCCGGCGGGAAGGCCGGGCAGTGAGCCGGCCTGGCGCGGGCGCGTCGCCCGCCGGCGGCGAGTAGTCTGCGCGGTCGTGGACCCCGATGAGCACCGCCGCGGCGGCTCGGGGCGGCCTCCGGTGAGCCGTCCGGGCCGTCGGCAGCCCGCCGCGCGCCGCACGCCGCAGTCCCGGTCGGGCGGCCCGCGCCGGACCCCGCCGCCCCGCCGCGCCGCGTCGCGCCGGGAGCGCCCCGCCCCGCCGCCTCCGCGGACGCCCTACGACGACGTCCCGTACGAGGACGCCGTCCAGGACGACGCGTTCGCGCCCGAGGACGTCCGCGCCGCCCTCCCGCCCGAGGACCCCGCGGGCGGCCAGGCCCGTTCCGGGCGGACGGAGAGGCGCGGCAAGGCCAAGCGCGGGAAGGCGAAGAGTGGGAAGGCGAAGAGCGCGGGCAGGCCCTCGGGACGTCCCCCTGCGCCGGAACGCCGGCCGGCCGCGGACCGGCGCGCGGGCGGGCCGGGCCCGAAGCTGTACTTCGGCGCGGCGGCCGTCCTGGGCGTGCTGGTGCTGCTCGGCGTCGGCGCCGTCGCCCTGAGCGGCGGCGACCCCGCCCCGAAGCCCGGGGCCGTCACCGACGCGAAGATCGGGCGTCCCGCCGGGACGGGCCCGTCGCCGACCTCCTACTCCAGTTCGCCGTCCAGCGCCGCCTACGCCGGGATCGCGGCCCGCAGTGCGGACCCCCAGCCCCTCACGGCGGGCGAGGTGTTCCCTTCCTCGGCGGCGAAGCTGCCCCTTCCGGAGGGGAAGGTCTCGGTGAAGCTGCGCGCCAAGCGGCTGGACGGCGACTGCGCCGCCGCCGTGTGGGGCGGATCGGTCGGCGAGGAGCTCGGGAAGGGCGGCTGCACGCAGGCGGCGCGCGGGATCTACTCCGACACCGAGCACGGGTACGCGCTGGCCGTGGCCGTGTTCAACCTCGCCGGGTCGGCGGACGCCGACCGGTTCGTCGCCAGGCTGGAGACCACGATCGGCGCGGGCTTCGTCCGGCCCCTGGAGGCGCCCGCCCCGCTGGACCGTTTCGGGCGGGGCTTCGGCATGGCGCGGGGCCTCGCGATGGGGCACTTCGCGGTGGTGTCGTGGACGCAGCGCCTGGACGGCAGGGGCGACGAGAAGGACGAGAACCTGCTGTCGCTGCTGATCGAGGGCGGCAAGGCCCCGGCGGTGCTCGGCCGCGCGGCGCGCGGGACCGGCTGAGTTCCGTCCGGCCGCATCCGGTCCGCTCGGGCCCGGTCCGGCCGAGGTCCGCCCCGGGTCTGGAGAAAGGCACTTTTCGGTAGGTCTTCGGCGCGGCGCCGTAAACATCGCGTACCGGTGATGATCCTCACCGAGGTCAGGGCGTTCCGCGTTCCGGTCCAGCCGGTAACCTGGTCTAAACCAATCCGAGATGGCGCACGTCCGATCGCCCCGAAGAAGTTTCGCGATCTGGTGCAGTCGGGCATGATCCCGGCAGTGATGTAATGTCATCTCACCGCAGCAGGGCCAACGTCGTCCCGTGCCGCACTGACATCAAGCAGTGACACGACGACGGGAGGGTTGATGGCTGCTGCTGCCCTCACACCTGATGGCCGTGCACCTGGCCGCCCCCAGCCGCAGGGCCTGTACGACCCGGCCAACGAGCATGACGCCTGCGGCGTCGGCATGGTCGCCGACCTGCACGGACGCAAGAGCCACGACATCGTCCAGAAGGCACTGGACGTCCTGAAGAACCTCGACCACCGTGGGGCCGTCGGCGCGGAGCCGGACGACGGCGACGGGGTCGGCATCCTCGTCCAGGTCCCGGACGCGTTCTTCCGCGAGGTCTGCGACTTCCCGCTCCCCGAGGCCGGCGGCTACGCGGCCGGCATCGCGTTCCTTCCCGCGGACGGCGACGAGCGCGCCGCCGCGGTCGCCCACGTCGAGACGCTGTGCGTGGAGGAGGGCCTGACGGTCCTCGGCTGGCGCGAACTCCCGCACGACCCCGACTTCACCGGCCCGGCCGCCCGCCGGGTCATGCCGCACTTCGCGCAGATGTTCGTCGCCCCCGCGGCCGGCGGCCCGCACGAGGGCAGGACCGGCCTGGAGCTGGACCGCGCCGTGTTCTGCATGCGCGAGCGCGCCGAGCAGGACGTGCGGGTCTACTTCCCGAGCCTGTCCAGCCGCACGATCGTCTACAAGGGAATGCTGACGACCCCGCAGCTGGAGCCGTTCTTCCCCGACCTGTCGGACCGCCGCTTCACCAGCGCGATCGCGCTGGTCCACTCGCGGTTCTCGACCAACACCTTCCCGGCCTGGGAACTGGCGCACCCGTACCGGTTCATCGCCCACAACGGCGAGATCAACACCGTGAAGGGCAACCGGAACTGGATGCGGGCCCGCGAGGCGCTGCTGAAGTCCGACCTCCTCCCCGGCGACCTCTCCCGGATCTTCCCGGTGATCGACATCGAGGCGTCCGACACCGCGTCCTTCGACGAGTGCCTGGAGCTGCTGCACCTCGGCGGCCGGTCGCTGCCGCACGCGGTGCTGATGATGATCCCGGAGGCGTGGGAGAACCACACCGAGATGGACGCCGACCGCCGGGCGTTCTACGAGTTCCACTCCACGCTGATGGAGGCGTGGGACGGCCCCGCCAGCGTCAGCTTCACCGACGGCACCGTCGTCGGAGCGGTCCTGGACCGCAACGGACTGCGCCCGGGCCGGTACTGGGTGACCGACGACGGCCTGGTCGTGCTGGCCAGCGAGGCCGGCGTGCTCGACATCCCCGCCGCCAAGGTCGTCCGCAAGGGCCGCCTGCAGCCCGGCAAGATCTTCCTTGTCGACACCGCCGCCGGGCGGATCGTCGAGGACGACGAGGTCAAGGCCGAGCTGGCCGCCGAGCACCCGTACGGGCGGTGGCTGCACGAGGGCCTGGTCCGGTTCGAGGAGCTGCCGCAGCGCGAGCGGGAGATCCCGACCCACGAGACGCTCGTCCGGCGGCAGCAGACGTTCGGCTACACCCTCGAAGAGCAGCGGATCATCCTGACGCCGATGGCGCGGACGGGCGCGGAGCCGATCGGGTCGATGGGCACCGACACCCCGATCGCGGTGCTCTCCGAGCGGCCGCGGCTGCTGTTCGACTACTTCAAGCAGCTGTTCGCGCAGGTCACGAACCCGCCGCTGGACGCGATCCGCGAGGAGCTCGTCACCTCGCTGCAGTCCACGCTCGGCCCGGAGGGCAACCTGCTGGAGCCCGGCCCGGACTCGTGCCGGCGCCTGGTGCTGCCGACCCCGATCCTGGACAACGACGAGCTGTCCAAGATCATGCACATCGACGACGAGGGGTCGCTGCCGCACCTGGCCGCGTACGTCGTACACGGCCTGTACGACGTCGCCGGCGGGGGAGAGGCCCTGCAGGCCCGCCTGGAGGAGATCAACTCCGAGGTCAGCCGGGCCATCGAGGCCGGCGCGCGGATCATCGTGCTGTCGGACCGCGGCGCCGACTCCGCCCGCGCCGCGATCCCGTCGCTGCTGCTGACCGGCGCCGTGCACCACCACCTGATCCGGGAGAAGACCCGCACCCAGGTCGGCCTGGTGATCGAGACGGGCGAGGCCCGCGAGTGCCACCACATGGCGCTGCTCATCGGGTACGGCGCGTCCGCGATCAACCCGTACCTGGCGATCGAGACCGTCGAGGACCTCGTGCGCGGCGGAGTGATCGAAGGGCCGGACCCGGCCAAGGCCGCCCGGAACCTGGTGAAGGCCTACGGCAAGGGCGTCCTGAAGGTCATGTCGAAGATGGGCGTGTCCACGGTCGCGTCCTACACCGGCGCGCAGATCTTCGAGGCGATCGGGCTCGGCGCGGACGTGGTGGCGCGGTGCTTCACCGGCACCACCTCCCGGCTCGGCGGCGTCGGCTTCGACGTGCTGGCCCGCGAGGTCGCCGAGCGGCACGCCCGCGCCTACCCGCCGGGCGGCAACGACCTGGCGCACCGGACCCTGGAGGTCGGCGGCGAGTACCAGTGGCGCCGCGAGGGCGAGCCGCACCTGTTCAACCCGGACACGGTGTTCAAGCTGCAGCACGCCACCCGCACCCGCCGCTACGAGATCTTCAAGGAGTACACCTCCAAGGTCGACTCGCAGGCCGAGGAGCTGATGACGCTCCGCGGGCTGTTCCGGCTCCGTGAGGGCGACCGGGAGCCGGTGCCGATCGAGGAGGTCGAACCGGTATCGGAGATCGTCAAGCGGTTCTCCACCGGCGCGATGTCCTACGGCTCCATCTCGGCGGAGGCGCACGAGACCCTCGCGATCGCGATGAACCGCCTCGGCGGCAAGTCCAACACCGGCGAGGGCGGCGAGGACCCGGCGCGCTTCACCCCGGACGAGAACGGCGACCTGCGGCGCAGCGCGATCAAGCAGGTGGCCTCCGGCCGGTTCGGCGTGACCTCGGAGTACCTCACCAACGCCGACGACATCCAGATCAAGATGGCGCAGGGCGCCAAGCCCGGCGAGGGCGGCCAGCTGCCCGGCCACAAGGTCTACCCGTGGATCGCCAAGACGCGGCACTCCACCCCCGGCGTCGGCCTCATCTCGCCGCCGCCGCACCACGACATCTACTCGATCGAGGACCTGGCGCAGCTCATCCACGACCTGAAGAACGCCAACCCGGCGGCGCGCGTGCACGTCAAGCTCGTCGCCGAGGTCGGGGTCGGCACGGTCGCGGCCGGGGTGTCCAAGGCGCACGCCGACGTGGTGCTCATCTCCGGGCACGACGGCGGCACGGGCGCGTCCCCGCTGACGTCGCTGAAGCACGCCGGCGCGCCGTGGGAGCTCGGCCTCGCCGAGACCCAGCAGACGCTGCTGCTGAACGGGCTGCGCGACCGCATCGTCGTGCAGACCGACGGGCAGATGAAGACCGGACGGGACGTCGTCGTCGCGGCGCTGCTCGGCGCCGAGGAGTACGGCTTCGCGACCGCGCCGCTGGTGGTGTCGGGCTGCATCATGATGCGGGTCTGCCACCTGGACACCTGCCCGGTCGGCGTCGCCACCCAGAACCCGGTGCTGCGGCAGCGGTTCTCCGGCAAGCCCGAGTTCGTGGTGAACTTCTTCGAGTTCGTGGCCGAGGAGGTCCGCGAGTACCTGGCGGCCCTCGGGTTCCGCTCCGTGGCCGAGGCGATCGGCCACGTCGAGATGATCGACACCCGGGAGGCGGTCGAGCACTGGAAGGCCGCCGGACTGGACCTGGCCCCGATCCTGCACGTCCCGGCGCGGGCGGAGGGCGCGGCCCTGCACCGGATGATCGAGCAGGACCACGGGCTGGAGAAGGCGCTGGACAACACGCTGATCCAGCTCGCCGAGGGTGCGATCTCGTTCGGCGACCAGGTGCGGCTCGAGCTGCCGATCCGCAACGTCAACCGGACGGTCGGGACCATGCTCGGCCATGAGGTGACCAAGAAGTGGGGCGGCGGCGGGCTGCCCGACGACACCATCGACGTCACCTTCACCGGCTCGGCGGGCAACTCCTTCGGCGCGTTCGTGCCGCGCGGCGTCACGCTGCGGCTGGTCGGCGACGCCAACGACTATGTCGGCAAGGGCCTGTCCGGCGGGCGCGTCATGCTGCGTCCCCCCGCGGACGCCGCGTTCGCCGCCGAGGAGCAGATCATCGGCGGCAACGTGATCCTGTACGGAGCCACGTCCGGCGAGCTGTTCGCCCGCGGGGTCGTCGGCGAGCGGTTCTGCGTCCGCAACTCCGGCGCCACCGCCGTGGTCGAGGGCGTCGGAGACCACGCCTGCGAGTACATGACCGGGGGCCGCGCGGTGATCCTCGGCCGGACGGGCCGCAACCTCGCGGCCGGCATGTCCGGCGGCATCGCCTACGTCCTGGACCTGGTGCCCGAGCGGGTCAACGGCGAGATGGTCGACCTGGAGCCGCTGGACGCCGCGGACGTGGACACCGTCCGGGCGCTGACGGAGCGGCACCTGGCCGAGACCGGCTCGGTGGTGGCCCGGCGGCTGCTGGAGGACTGGGACGGTGCCGCCGCCCGCTTCACCAAGATCATGCCGCGCGACTACCGGCGGGTCCTGGACGCGATGGCCAAGGCCGAGGCCGAGGGGCGCGACGTCGACGAGGCCGTCATGGCCGCGGCGCAGAGCTGAGAGAGGGGGACTTCCAACATGGCTGACCCGAAGGGTTTCCTCACCGTCCGGCGGGAGCTCCCGAAGCGCCGCCCGGTCGACGTGCGGATCAGGAGCTGGTCGGAGGTCTACGAGGACTTCGGCAAGGACAGGCTGGAGAAGCAGGCGAGCCGCTGCATGGACTGCGGCATCCCGTTCTGCCACCAGGGCTGCCCGCTCGGCAACCTCATCCCCGAGTGGAACGACCTCGTGTACCGCAAGGACTGGCAGGAGGCCGTGGAGCGGCTGCACGCCACCAACAACTTCCCGGAGTTCACCGGGAGGCTGTGCCCGGCCCCGTGCGAGAGCGCCTGCGTCCTCGGCATCAACCAGGACCCGGTGGCGATCAAGCGGGTCGAGGTCGAGATCATCGACCGGGCGTTCGCGGAGGGCTGGGTGCGCCCGCAGCCGCCGGCCGTCCAGACCGGCAGGAGGGTCGCGGTGGTCGGCTCGGGGCCCGCGGGCCTCGCCGCCGCGCAGCAGCTCACCCGCGCCGGCCACGACGTCACGGTGTACGAGCGCGCCGACCGGATCGGCGGCCTGCTGCGCTACGGCATCCCCGAGTTCAAGATGGAGAAGCGGCACCTCGACCGGCGCCTCGCCCAGATGCGCGCCGAGGGCACCGCCTTCCGGACCTCGGTGAACGTGGGCGTCGACGTCACCGCGGACGAACTGCGCGCGTCCAACGACGCCGTCGTCCTGGCGGGCGGCGCCACCGCGTGGCGCGACCTGCCCGTCCCGGGACGCGAGCTCAAGGGCGTCTACCAGGCGATGGAGTACCTGCCGCCCTCGAACAAGGTGCAGGAGGGCGACTACGACACGTCGCCCATCTCGGCGGAGGGCAAGCACGTCGTCGTCATCGGCGGCGGCGACACCGGCGCCGACTGCATCGGCACCGCGATCCGGCAGGGCGCCGCGTCGGTCACCCAGCTGGAGATCATGCCGCGGCCGCCGGAGGCGCGCCCCGACGGCCAGCCGTGGCCGACGTACCCGATGCTGTTCAAGGTGGAGAGCGCCCACGAGGAGCTCGCCGACATGGGCGGCGACCGCGTGTACGCCGTGTCCACCACCGAGTTCCTGGGCGACGCGGACGGCAACGTCCGCGCGCTGAGGCTGGTGGAGGTCGGCGGCCCGCAGGCCGGGTTCGCGCCCGTCGAGGGCACCGAGCGGGAGATCCCCGCCGAGCTGGTCACGCTCGCCATGGGCTTCCTCGGCCCGCAGCGCGAGGGGCTGCTGGAACAGCTCGGCGTCGAGCTGGACCAGCGCGGCAACGTGGTCCGCGACCGCGACTACCGGACGTCCGTGGACGGCGTGTTCGCCGCGGGCGACATGGGCCGCGGCCAGTCCCTGATCGTCTGGGCCATCGCCGAGGGCCGCGCCGCCGCGCACGGCGTCGACGCCCACCTCGGCGGCCGGACCGACCTGCCGTACCCGATCCCGCCGACGGCGCGCCCGATGGCCTGACCCGTACAGCGAGCGGCGAGGCCCTGGAGGATCTCCTCCAGGGCCTCGCCTTCGCGCGCGTTCCTGTCGGTGCGGTGTGCCAGCATCGGAGCATGGGAAACGTTCGGGTGGGTGCGCCGCCCACCCTGGACACCGGCGTCCTGCGCCGGATGAGGCTCGCCCGCGACGCCATGGACCGCGAGTGGGCCGAACCGCTGGACGTCTCCGCCGTCGCCGCCCGCGCCGGGTACTCGCGCTACCACTTCGTCCGGCTGTTCCGCGAGGTCTACGGCGAGACGCCCGGCGCCTACCTCACCCGCCGCCGCATCGAGCGCGCGCAGGACCTGCTGCGCACCGCCGACCTGACCGTCACCGAGATCTGCATGCAGGTCGGCTTCACCAGCCTCGGCACATTCTGCACCCGCTTCAAGCAGCGGACCGGGACGACGCCCACCGAGTTCCGCAGGCGCGCCCGCGCCGGGAACGCCTCCGCCATCCCCGGATGCTTCGTGCTGTTCTGGGCGGGCGGCTTCCGCGAGCAGCAATAACCGAGAAGGCCGGGCGGCCCGCCACGCCCTAGCGTGAACGCATCATCCCTGTTCACCAAGGAGACACCGGCATGATCACCAATCTCGGGCTGGCCACCGTCTGGGTGCTCGACCAGGACTCGGCCAAGCGGTTCTTCACCGAGAAGCTCGGCCTGGAGGTCCGCGACGACATGACCCTCGGCGAGGGCGGGATGCGCTGGGTCACCGTCGGGGCGAAGAACCAGCCCGAGCTGAGCCTCGCCCTCATGATCCCCGGCCCGCCCACCATGGACCCCGACTCCGCCGCCCAGATGAGGGCGCTCATCGCCAAGGGCGTCCTCGGCGCGGGCGCCTTCAACACCGACGACTGCCAGGCCGAGTACGAGCGGCTGTCGGCCCGGGGCGTCGAGTTCGTCCACCCGCCCGAGAAGCGCCCGTACGGGATCGAGGCGATCTTCCGGGACGACTCCGGCTGCTGGTACAGCCTCACTCAGCCCTTCGACGAGCTCGACGAGACCCTGCCCTGGAACGACTGAGCGGACCGGCGGAGCGGATCAGCGGGCGAGGCGGGCGCCCAGCTCACGGAGCACGTCCACCAGCAGCTCCACGTCGGAGGTCGTCGTCCGCCAGTTGAGCGGCGCTGGACGGAACACTGTCATGCCCCGGTAGGTGCTGGTGCCCGCGTAGACGCGGCCGTCCGCGAGCAGCGCCTCGCCCAGGCGCGCGTTCAGCTCGTTCAGGTCCTCCTCCGGGACGCCGTCCGGGCGGTACCGGAAGCACGCGATGCAGAGCCGCACCGGAGCGAGCAGCTCCAGGTCGGGCGCCGCCTCGACGAGCCCGCCCAGATGGGCGGCCACGTCGAGGTGCCGCTCCACCATCTCCCGGTACCCGTCCCGCCCGTACGCCCGCAGCGTCGCCCAGATCGGCAGCGCCCGCGCCCGGCGGGACGACTCCGGGCCGAGCATGTTGTAGTTGACCCGCTCCTCGTCGGCGTCCGGCAGGTACGCCGCGCCCCACGCCCCGAAGGCGCTGCTCAGCGACGCCGGATCGCGCACGAAGGAGAACCCGCTCTCGTACGGCACGTTCAGCCACTTGTGGCCGTCCGCCGTCACCGAGTCCGCCCGCTCGACGCCCTGCGCGAGATGGGCCGTCCGGGGGCTGAGGGCCGCGAACAGCCCGAACGCGCCGTCCACGTGCAGCCAGGCCCCGTGCCGCTCCGCGAGATCCGCCATCTCGGCGATCGGGTCGCTGTCGCCCGTGTTCACCTCGCCGAGGTTCGCCACGATCACCGCGGGCCCGCCCGCCCCGGCGAGCGCGGCGTCCATCGCCTTCAGATCGACCCGTCCCGCGTCGTCGCGGGCGAACGTCCGCAGGGTGTCCCGGCCGCAGCCGAGGATCTGCAGCGCCTTGCGGGTGCTGACGTGCACGAGGCCGCTGGTGAACACCGGCATCGCCGGCAGCCCCGCCAGGCCCCGCGACGCGACGTCCACGCCGTGCCCGGCCGCCCACCAGTGCCGCGCGGCCGCCAGGCCCGCCACGTGCGCGAGCGTGGCGCTCGGCGTCAGCACGCCGCCGAACGCCGCGGGCAGCCCGAACAGCTCCTTGAGCCAGCGCAGGACCACCGTCTCCGCCCGCGCCGCCAGCGGCGACGTCAGCCACAGCCCGGCCGCCTGGTCGAGCAGCGACGTCGCCCAGTCGCCCGCCATGGCCGCGGGCGTCGACCCGCCCACCACGAAGTGGAAGAACCGCGGCCCGGACGAGTGCGTCGCCGCCCGGGTGCCGATCCGCACCAGCCGCTCGACCGCGGCCACCGCGCCGTCCCCCGTGTCCGGAAGCGGCCCGTCCAGCTCGTCCAGCAGCGGGTCCTGCGACCGGTCGTGGACGGGACGGTCCGGCAGGCTCGCCAGGTACGGCTCCGCCGCCCGCGCCACCACGGCGAGCGGGGCACCGGCGATGTCACGTTCGTCAAGCGGATCGCTCATGACGCAAGGAGATCACAGACACGGTGCAACCGGGAATGTCGGGAAGCATGAGAAAGAGGGCAACTTGTGGTCTTCGTGCTGGTCGGCTACGGTCCCGCCTGGGCTCGCCCCGCGGCGGTCGGCGCGTCAGCGGCTCCCGCCGCGCACGCGGCCACCACCGGGGGGCAGCACGCACCCGCACCCCGCGACGCGGGACCCCAGGGGCCCGGCCACCCACCGCTGGGGTGGCCGGGCCCACCGCGCCCCCTCCCGCGACCCGCGTCCGTTTCCGACAAGACGCCCGGCCACCGCCCGCCCTAGCGTCAGAGGCATGAAGGTCCTGCACCGAACCGGCCTCGCGCGCGCCGCGGAGTTCATGCGCCTCAACGGCCGCCTCATCGACCGGCACCGCTTCGCCCTCCACTTCCGCGGCGGCCCCGCCGCGGCCGTCCTCGCCGCCCTCAGGCCCTACGAGAACCCCGACGGCGGATACGGCCACGCCCTCGAACCGGACCTGCGCGGCGAGGACAGCCAACCCGTCCCCGCCCAGCACGCCCTGCAGCTCCTGCACGAGGCGGGCGCCGACGCCGACCCCGCCGTCACGCGCATCGCGGGCTACCTGGCCTCCATCACCGTCGACGGCGGGGGAGTGCCCTTCGTCCTGCCGACCGTCCGCGACGCCCCGCACGCCCCCTGGTGGCAGACACCCGACGACCCGCCCGGCGCCATCAACCCCACCGCCACCCTCGCCGGCATGCTCCACAGGGCCGGCGCGCACCACCCCTGGCTCGGACCCGCCACCGACTTCTGCTGGCGCTACCTGGAGGCCCCCGGAGCCGAACCCGGCGGCTACGACGTCCTCGCCGTCCTGACCTTCCTCGACCACGTCCCCGACCGCGACCGCGCCGAGGCGGCCTTCACCCGCGTCCGCGACGTCCTCGCCGCCCACGCCGCCAGCGACCACCAGGGACCGCTCGACTTCGCGCCCGCGCCCGGCGGGTACGGGCGCCGGCTCTTCGACGCCGGCGACATCGACGCCCGCCTCGACGCCCTCATCGACGAGCAGGGCGGCGACGGCGGCTGGGACGTCGCCTTCCCCATCTGGACACCCGTCACCGGCCCCGAATGGCGCGGCCACGTCACCGTCGAACGCCTCACGACCCTGCGCGCCTACGGACGCCTCAAGCCCTGACCGGTCCGGAGACGGTCACAGCAGGTTCCGCACGGGCTCGCCGGCCAGGTCCCGCACCTCGTGCGCGAAATGGGCCTGGTCGGCGTAACCCGCCGCGAACGCGACCTCCGCCAGCGGCCCGCCCGCCCGCGCCAGGCCCAGCGCCCGCTGGAACCGCAGCACCCGCTGCAGCGTCTTCGGCCCGTACCCGAACACCGCCAGCGACCGCCGCCGCAACTGCCGCTCACCGATCCCGAGCCCGTCCGCCACATCACGGACCGAACCCTCCGCCAGACCCCCGACCACCGACCCGACGAGCGGATCCGCCGGGCCCATCCGCACCCGCACGGCCGCCACCAGCGCCGCGCGGCGGTCGTCCGCCGCCGCCACGACCTCCGCCAGCCGGTCGGCCTCCGCGCCCCACAGCTCCCGCAACGGCACCCGCCCGTCCCGCAGAGCGTCCGCCGGGACGCCCAGCACCGGCGGCGCCGTCCCCGGCGCGAACCGCACCGCCGCGATCTCCTCGCCGGGCCGCATGACCGCCGGCATCGGACCCGTGTCCGGCCCCGCCACCAGAAGCCCGCCGGCCGCCCAGAT is a genomic window of Actinomadura citrea containing:
- a CDS encoding glutamate synthase subunit beta, which translates into the protein MADPKGFLTVRRELPKRRPVDVRIRSWSEVYEDFGKDRLEKQASRCMDCGIPFCHQGCPLGNLIPEWNDLVYRKDWQEAVERLHATNNFPEFTGRLCPAPCESACVLGINQDPVAIKRVEVEIIDRAFAEGWVRPQPPAVQTGRRVAVVGSGPAGLAAAQQLTRAGHDVTVYERADRIGGLLRYGIPEFKMEKRHLDRRLAQMRAEGTAFRTSVNVGVDVTADELRASNDAVVLAGGATAWRDLPVPGRELKGVYQAMEYLPPSNKVQEGDYDTSPISAEGKHVVVIGGGDTGADCIGTAIRQGAASVTQLEIMPRPPEARPDGQPWPTYPMLFKVESAHEELADMGGDRVYAVSTTEFLGDADGNVRALRLVEVGGPQAGFAPVEGTEREIPAELVTLAMGFLGPQREGLLEQLGVELDQRGNVVRDRDYRTSVDGVFAAGDMGRGQSLIVWAIAEGRAAAHGVDAHLGGRTDLPYPIPPTARPMA
- a CDS encoding helix-turn-helix transcriptional regulator; translated protein: MGNVRVGAPPTLDTGVLRRMRLARDAMDREWAEPLDVSAVAARAGYSRYHFVRLFREVYGETPGAYLTRRRIERAQDLLRTADLTVTEICMQVGFTSLGTFCTRFKQRTGTTPTEFRRRARAGNASAIPGCFVLFWAGGFREQQ
- a CDS encoding VOC family protein; translated protein: MITNLGLATVWVLDQDSAKRFFTEKLGLEVRDDMTLGEGGMRWVTVGAKNQPELSLALMIPGPPTMDPDSAAQMRALIAKGVLGAGAFNTDDCQAEYERLSARGVEFVHPPEKRPYGIEAIFRDDSGCWYSLTQPFDELDETLPWND
- a CDS encoding pyridoxal phosphate-dependent decarboxylase family protein; amino-acid sequence: MSDPLDERDIAGAPLAVVARAAEPYLASLPDRPVHDRSQDPLLDELDGPLPDTGDGAVAAVERLVRIGTRAATHSSGPRFFHFVVGGSTPAAMAGDWATSLLDQAAGLWLTSPLAARAETVVLRWLKELFGLPAAFGGVLTPSATLAHVAGLAAARHWWAAGHGVDVASRGLAGLPAMPVFTSGLVHVSTRKALQILGCGRDTLRTFARDDAGRVDLKAMDAALAGAGGPAVIVANLGEVNTGDSDPIAEMADLAERHGAWLHVDGAFGLFAALSPRTAHLAQGVERADSVTADGHKWLNVPYESGFSFVRDPASLSSAFGAWGAAYLPDADEERVNYNMLGPESSRRARALPIWATLRAYGRDGYREMVERHLDVAAHLGGLVEAAPDLELLAPVRLCIACFRYRPDGVPEEDLNELNARLGEALLADGRVYAGTSTYRGMTVFRPAPLNWRTTTSDVELLVDVLRELGARLAR
- a CDS encoding helix-turn-helix transcriptional regulator, producing the protein MNPTGYREYRTPGLACSWTAALAPDAEPFVQRVLPDACVDLIWAAGGLLVAGPDTGPMPAVMRPGEEIAAVRFAPGTAPPVLGVPADALRDGRVPLRELWGAEADRLAEVVAAADDRRAALVAAVRVRMGPADPLVGSVVGGLAEGSVRDVADGLGIGERQLRRRSLAVFGYGPKTLQRVLRFQRALGLARAGGPLAEVAFAAGYADQAHFAHEVRDLAGEPVRNLL